TTACTCTTTTTAGCAGTTGCCAGTTCAAAAGGGAGAAGTAACGAAGAACAGATTGGCAAGGAATGGGTGAGAATGGCAGAACATAAGGGAGGAAGATTTCACGAGAAACGTTTGCAAAGGTTATGCCAGGAGTTGGAACTATCTAAAGAGCAGGAAGAAAAGGTTTCTCAAGTTATGAAAAAGGGTTGGGAAAAAATCCACAAAGAGATGGAAAAAATGAAGGAAAAAGTCCTGGCTATTAAAAAAGATAGTGACAGGCAGATTGAAAAATTGCTCACGACTGAGCAATTGGAAAAGTTTAAAGAACTTAAGGAAGAGAAGAAAAGAGGGAAGGAAAAGAGAATTAAAAAAGGCTATAAGAAGAGCGAAGAATGAAGCGAATCATTATTTCTAAAATAATGCCCCGCCATTTGTGGCGGGGATTCTTACAGGGTCTATTATTGGCAGGCATTGTTCTTGTAAATCTGGACATTGTTTTTGCTGAAGCACTTGTCTGGGAAGATGTACTCGCCGAGGCACAAAGGAAAAATCCACGAATAATCTCTGCCCGCGAGTCTCTTAAGTCGGCAGGGCTTTCTTACAAGAGTTCATTTACAAACTTCTTGCCGCAGATTTCGGCAAGCGCCGGCTGGAATAAGTCGAGTTCTATAACCAGTTTTGAATCATTTGCTGAGGGCGGAAGTGAGAATGAAGAATTCAATTATGGAATTTCTGGAAGACTTTCCATATTTTCTGGTTTTAAGAATTCCAGTAAATTGAAGCAGCAAAGAGCAGGGTTCAAAGGAGAAGAGGCGAGCTTTGCAAGGACCGTTTCGGATACAATATATGATTTGAAAGTTGCTTTTGCTCAAGTTTTAACGGCGCAAAAGACGATTTCACTTTCTGAGGAGATACTGAAAAGGAGAAGAGAAAATACGCAAATTGTAAAATTGAGGTATGAAGCAGGGAGGGAAGATAAGGGTGCCTATTTGCGCTCTGAGGCAGATCTGTATCAGGCAGAATACGAGTTTTCTAAGGCGAAACGAAATCTAAAGACTCAACAGGTTAAACTTTTAAAAGAAATGGGAAGGGATGAATTTGAAGTTACCGATGTAAGTGGAACTCTTAAGGTGGAACCTCCGCAGGGAGTCTTGTCATTTCCGGAAATGCTGGTGAAAACCCCTGATTATTTAGTGGCAATGTACGGAGTTGACTCGTCAAAATATAATTTGAGATATACGAAAGGAGACTTTTATCCCCAGGTTTCTTTCAGCGGAGGCACCTCGAGGAGTGGTGCTGAATGGCCTCTGGAAAGAGGGCGGTGGAATGTTGGCCTGAGCCTTTCCTATCCACTTTTTTCGGGAGGAAAGACAATATATGATTGGAAAATTGTCCAGACTAACAAGGTCAAAGCAGAAGAGAATCTCCGGCAAGTCAAGCAAGAAATCTTATTGGGACTTGAGCAAGCATATAACGGACTTATTGATGGCATAGAGAATGTGAAAGTTAAGGAGAAATATTTCATAGCTTCCGAAGAGCGGGCCAAGATTTCACGAGTAAAGTATATTAATGGTCTTATTTCTTATCAGGATTGGGATGCGATAGAGAATGAGTTTATAAACTCAAGAAAGTCTTTGCTTGAAGCAGAATATAATGCGTTTGTTACCAACGGTGAGTGGAAGAGAGTTTTAGGTGAGGAGGAATAATGAGATTAAGAAATTGGATTTTGATTATCGTTATTGTGTTGATAGTGGGGGCATTTTTTCTCTTAAGGCGAGAAGAGAAAGAGACTGTTTACACAGAAATAAGGCCCGAGCGTGGGTCAATTTCTTTGACGGTCTCCGCGAGTGGGGTGGTAAAGCCGAGAAATCGTCTGGAAATTAAACCACCGATTTCCGGGAGGGTAGAAGGAGTTCTGGTTACAGAGGGAGAAGAGATCGACAAGGGAAAGATTCTTGCCTGGATGAGTTCTTTAGATCGGGCGGCTCTCCTTGATGCGGCGAGGGCGCAAGGGGAAGAAGAATCGAAAAAATGGGAGGACGTCTACAAGCCTACACCGATTGTTGCGCCGCTAAAAGGGTTCATTATTAAAAGAAACGTTGAACCCGGCCAGACAATAACGTCTCAAGACCCAATTTTAGTTATGGCTGATAATTTAATCATTCAGGCTCAGGTTGATGAAACAGATATGGGAAAATTAAAACCCGGACAGAAAGCAAAAATAGTTCTTGATGCCTATCCGGAGAAAAATATCGAGGGAAAAATTGAACATATCGCCTATGAATCTCAGATTGTGAATAATGTTACTATATATCAAGTGGATATCCTGCCAGATGAAACATTGGGAATTTTTCGCTCGGGGATGAGCGCAAACGTTGATGTGACAATAAGTGAGAAGGAGAATGTCCTTCTTTTGCCCACTACGACGATTAAAGAAAGAAAAGGCAAGAAATTTGTACTTGTGAAGACGAAATCCGAAGAGCCTGGAGATAGAGAAGTTCAAACCGGAATTGATGACGGAAAAAATGTGGAGATAGTTTCTGGTGTGGAAGAGACTGATTTAGTACTTTTAGCCGGTGAAAAGGGAAAACCAACAGTTAGAAGGAGATTCGGAGGACTTCCGGGAATAGGTGGTGGCGGAAGGTAGCCGCTCCGGTTCGTCGCAGGATTTATAAACGCAACCTGAAGGTTGCGACTACAATTTTGTGGGTAGGGTAAATTAGATATGATAGAATTGAAAAATATAAACAAAACATACCATATTGGAGAAGTTGCTGTCCCTGCCTTAAGGGATGTTTCACTTAGAATCTCTTCTGGTGAATTTGTGGCTATAATGGGGCCCTCGGGAAGTGGCAAATCAACACTACTCCATATTCTTGGCCTTTTAGATAGAGCTGATGGGGGGTCTTACCATTTAATTGGAAAAGACGTTTCCAGACTGTCTCAGGAAGAGCTTGCTACTTTTCGCAATGAGTTTATCGGTTTTGTTTTTCAAATGTTTAATCTTCTTCCCAGACTCAAGGCAAGAGAAAATGTTTTCCTTCCGCTGGTGTATACTTCGGACATAAAGAGTAGAAAGTTTTCTTCACCTGAAGATTTATTGAGAACAGTAGGATTAGGGGACAGGATAGATCATAATCCCAGTGAACTTTCTGGAGGAGAGCAGCAGAGGGTGGCAATTGCCCGGGCCCTCATAAAGAATCCCAGAATAATTATCGCTGATGAACCGACAGGGAATCTTGATTCCACTTCAGCTAAGGAAGTTTTGAAAGTCCTCAAAAGTTTAAATGACTCTGGCATTACCATAGTTATGGTAACTCACGAGGAGGAGCTGGCAAAAGGAGCGAAGAGGATAGTCAGACTTCTCGACGGAGAGATTGTTTCTGACGAGTATGTTACAGGGGAAGCACATACCATAAGCGAGGAGCGAAGTCAGCCTGCACCTGATTTAAAGATTCACCACTTTGATTTTTTTCGACTGAAAAATTACTTTTCTCAAGCAATTAAATCTCTCCTTTCCAATAAGTCTCGTTCTTTTCTTTCCATTTTGGGGATTCTTATTGGCGTGGCAGCAGTAATTGCAATGCTTGCCCTGGGCACGGGTGCGAGAGAAGATATTAAACAACGCCTTGCCTCACTTGGCTCAAATCTTCTTTCCGTTCGTGTGCACGCGCACGGACCAGGGGGGATTGCCCTTGAGGCGGGAAGCATTGCCCGGCTTACCATTGAAGATGCCGAGGAGATAAAAAAAGTTCCTTATGTAAAAAGGGTTAATGCCACTGTTTCCGGTCGCGGCCAGGTGGTTTATGAAAACGAAAACTGGAACACAAGAATTACAGGCGTAACCCCGGAATATCCCTTTATGGGAGCTTCTGAGCCTGTGGAAGGAAGATTTTTCAATGATGTGGAAATGATTACTCGCTCAAAAGTTGCCCTGCTGGGAAAAACTGTGGTCCGGGAACTTTTTGAAGATGAAGATCCAATCGGGCAATATGTGAAAATAAACCGAGTAAACTTTAGAGTAATCGGAATTCTGCCGGAAAAAGGGGCAACAGGCTGGAGAGATAGAGATGACGAAATTATACTTCCGTTAAATACGGCAATGTACCGTCTTTTGGGTAAGAAATATGTTGATTACATTGATGTTGAGGTAGAAGACGAAAAAGAAATGGAAAAAGTGCAGGAGGAAGTGAGAAAATTGATTATCGCGAGACAAAACATTCCTGCTGATAGAGAGGACACAATTGAAGTTAGAAATATGGCCGAAATTCAGGAAGCCGTTTCCTCAACTGCCAGGACCTTTTCCTGGCTTCTCGGTTCCATTGCTTTTATCAGCCTCCTTGTTGGGGGGATTGGAATTATGAATATAATGCTTGTTTCCGTGACGGAAAGAACAAGAGAAGTGGGGCTGAGGAAAGCAATCGGGGCAAACAATCGGGATATACTTTCACAGTTCGTAATTGAAGCAGTAGCAATATGTCTTGTCGGCGGAATACTGGGAATTTTGTTTGGCGTGGCTATATCTGGTGGGCTTGCAAAATTTGCCGGCTGGTCAACAAAAGTTTCTCTGGCTGCAGTTCTTCTTGCCTTCCTTTTTTCTGGGGGAATAGGGCTTTTCTTTGGTCTGTGGCCAGCCAGAAAAGCATCCTTATTGAACCCAATCGAAGCATTAAGATACGAGTAAATTAGTAAATAGGGACAGCGACCATTTTTCCTACCATTTTCCCCTTCCTGCGGGTTCACTAACCTTTTTACCTTCCCAAAATAAAAATAGAAAATAGGGACAGCGACCATTTTCTCTCCTTGCGGTTCGGTAAAGATATTGTTGAAAAATTGATCTTGGTAGCCGCGAACTTTAGATTGCACTTGGATGCAACAAATTTTTCTCTTGATAGATGGCATCATATATGGTAACATTTTTTCTAAAAAGTAGTGTCTTAGATGAAGAGATTACTGATTCTCCTGGACTATCGGGGATAAGAATTTGGATACTCTGTTTGAACCAATAAGAATAAATAGTATGGTTTTGAAAAACAGGTTCGTGAGAACAGCAACTGCGGAGAGAATGTCACCCCCCAATGGAGAGTTTACCCAGGAAATGGTAAAACTTTATGTGAGGCTCGCCCGGGGAGGAGTGGGGCTTATCATAACCGGTCATGCGTATGTACATTCTCTAGGAAAGGCTGACCTCAGGATGACCGGTATTCATGAGGATGGTCTAGTCCCTGTGCTTAAAAAGCTGGTTAATGCAGTCCATAAATTTGATACAAAGATAGTGATGCAAATCAATCACTGTGGCGGGAGGCGAGATAAAGACGTGGGAGAGGAGACTCCTATAGGACCTTCAACAGTAGAATACAAACCTCTAGAACTCACTTCCAGAGAAATGGACGCAAGAGAAATTGAAGAAGTAATAAACCTTTTTGCCCGGGCTGCAGGAAGAGTCAAGAATGCGGGATTTGATGGCGTCCAGATTCATTCTGTTCACGGATATCTTATAAATCAGTTCCTTTCACCCATAACCAATAAAAGAAAAGATTCATGGGGAGGAAGTCTGGACAATAGAATGCGTTTCCTTCTGGAGGTTTATAGACGTACTAGAGAAACAGTGGGGAAAGATTATGCTGTTCTGGCAAAAATTCCCGCAGGAGATTTCGTTGAAGGTGGGCTTCCTGTGAGAGAGGCTTGTGAAGTGGCTAAAAAACTTTCCGAACTTGGCATCGATGCGATTGAACTATCCGGGGGACTTGCTGGAAGCAGGTACATAAAAGGCAGAAAAGACCTGGGATGGATGAGGAGAGAAGCTTATTTCAGACCTTATTCAGAAATGGTAAAGAAGGTAACCAGTGTGCCGATAATCCTGGTAGGGGGACTGAGGAAGCCTGAGACCATGAGAGAAATATTGGAGGAAGGAGTAGCTGACCTCATAGGCCTTGCCAGGCCCCTTATTAGAGAACCGGACTTGCCCAATAAAATCAGGAGAGGAGACCTGAGGAAAGCCGAATGTGTCTCCTGTAGTAATTGTTCTGGCCCATCGGGCAGGGAACCAACTAAATGTCGAAATAAATAGGGACAGCGACTATTTTTATCCCCGTTTGGGTTTCCTGAAAATTGGAGATGTCCCCATTTTCGTTTAGAAAAATGGTCGCTGTCCCTATTTAAGGAAAATGGAGAATAAGAAAATTCTACTTATTAATACGAATAGGATGAAGCCGGCTATAGCTCCGCTGGGGCTGGACTATCTTGGAGAGGCACTTACTGCAAAGGGGTATATTGTTGATTTAATTGACCTCTGTTTCTCAGAGGATTATAGAAAAGCGATAGACGATTATTTCCGTAAGCAGTCAGTTCTGGCTATAGGAATCACAATCAGGAATACAGATGACTGTTATCTCCTGAGCCAGGACTTCTTTCTCCCTGAGATAAGAGAAATAGTTAAATATCTGAAAACTAAGACAGATGTTCCCATTATTCTGGGAGGGGTCGGTTTTTCCATAATGCCAGAAAAGATTCTGGAATATTGCGAATTGGACCTGGGAATAAGAGGGGATGGAGAAGAAGTTCTGCCTCTCCTTCTGGAGAGGATTGCCGAAGGAAGGAATTATACAGACCTTCCGGGATTGGTATATAGAGCTTCTGGATGTTTTGTTAACAACCCCCCGGAATACTTCGATTTGAATAAAATATCTTCAAGGCGCAGAAAGTTCATCGATAACAGAAGATATTTTAGTGAAGGGGGACAGGGGAACATTGAAACAAAACGGGGATGTAATCAGAGATGTATCTATTGTGCTGACCCTGTGGCTAAAGGAAGAAAGATTCGTCTGAGGAATCCAGAGCAAGTGGTGAATGAACTGGAAGCCTTGCTGGATGAAGAGGTCGATTATTTCCACTTTTGTGATAGCGAGTTTAACCTTCCCGAAGACCATGCTAAAGCAGTCTGTCAACAGATAATTAATCGAGGAATCGATAAGAAAATAGACTGGTATGCATATTGTAGTCCCCGCCCCTTTTCTGAAGAGCTGGCAATGCTTATGAAGATAACAGGCTGTAGGGGAGTTGACTTTGGCGTAGATAATGGAAATAAGGAGATATTGAAGAATTTGGGTCGTGACTTTGGAAAAGATGAGATAAAAAATACGGCAAGACTCTGCCACAAGTACGGTATCACATTTATGTTTGACCTGCTTCTGGGAGGACCGGGGGAGACGCGGGAGACGGTCAACGAGACAATCGACCTGATGAGAGAAACGGAGCCTGACAGAGTGGGAGTAATGGTGGGGGTGAGAATATATGCAGGAACTGAGCTGGGAAATGTGGTTTTAAAAGAGGGTCCGATGGAGGAAAACAGAAACCTACAGGGAAAAGTTAAAGAGAATAGTGATTTCTTTGAACCTGTATTCTACGTCTCTAAGGAACTTGGCGACGATGTCTACTCCTATGTATCTGAATTAATCGGGGGTGACAGGAGATTCTTTTTTACTACGAGGGATGATCAGGAAAGCGGATACAATTATAATCAGAATCAGGTTTTAGTAGAAGCAATAAAGAAGGGATACCGTGGAGCATACTGGGATATATTGAGGAGGCTAAGCACTGAAAAAAGATAAGATAAAATTGCGGGGGCACCATCTTCTGTGTCTCTATGGATTCCGTGGACTAGGTTATAATAAGGAATTCGTGGAGAATATGCAGGGAATAGTAGATGGTATAAGAAAAAATCCGTCTATGGAGATTGAGGTGGTTGATGGTGTTGATGATATTTGCTCAGTGTGTCCCCATAATGTGGAAAATAGATGTAGTAGACCCGGAAGAAACATTGAAGAGTTTGACCAGGAAATCGTTGATAGGCTTAAGATAGATATTGGGAGAGAAATAGAATCAAAAAGTTTATTCAGTTTAGTAGAGGAAAGAATTCAGCCAGAGGAATTATCTATAATTTGTAAAGGATGCGAATGGCTTGAATTGGGCTTTTGTGAGGAGGAGTTACGTAAGAAGAACTGGTGGAAATGAAGTTGAAGATTTCCCAAAAAATATTTCTAATTTTTCTCCTGCTTTTATTCAGGTGGAACCATCCTTTAGCTTCCTTTTTGGAAGAAGAATCCTATCTGGGCGATCTGGGTACAATAGTTATCACGGGCACAAGGATTCCCAGGCCTGCCTCTCTTATTTTGAGAAATGTGAGCATCATCGGGCCTGATGAGATTAACTCCTCTCCTGTCCACTCGCCTATAGAGGTTTTAAAATATGCTCCTGGTGTTGACCTCCGGCAACGGGGTCCTTATGGGGTACAGGCTGACCTTGGCCTAAGGGGAGCTACTTTCCATCAGGTTCTGGTTCTCCTCGATGGAGTGCGTATGAATGACCCCCAGACGGCACATCATAATCTCGATTTGCCGATAAACATGGAAGACCTGGAAAGGATTGAAATCCTTCACGGACATGGTTCCTCTGTCTATGGTGCCGACGCTTTTGGAGGGGTTATTAACTTTATCACCAAGGCTCCGGAACATCGTAAAGTAGGTTTTGAGTCTTTTGTTGGTAGCAACCGGACAAGTGGTGGGACTTTTTCCTTCTCTGATTGGTTGGGGAATTTTGGCACCCGCTTCTCTTTAGGAGGGAAGATGTCCGACGGTTACCGATTTGATACCGATTTTAAACACTTCTTTCTTTCCAATAATTCTACTTTAGATTTTTCCAAGGGCTCTATCGACTTCTCCTTTGGGTATTTAGAAAAGGAGTTCGGAGCGAACGATTTCTATGGGAATTGGCCTTCCAAGGAGTGGACAAATACTATATTGGGAAGCATAAGAGCACAAACGGAAAAATGGAAAAATTTGGTAGTTGAGTCCAGATTATATTACCGCCAGCACGACGACAAATATATTGGGGATATCACTGACCCTGATTCTTATGTGAACTATCACACTACTTACCTTTACGGAAGCGAAGTCCAGCTCAGAACTCAGTCAGAAAGAATAGGAGAATTTGTGCTGGGCACAGAGGTGGCGAGAGAGGAATTAACGAGCGCCCGGTTAGGCGACCATTCGAATGTCAGAACAGCTGTCTACACAGAGTACGGGGTCTCCTTAGGCAGAAAGTTTACTCTCAATCCAGGAATTAGAGTAGACTACCATTCGGGATGGGGCTGGCAGTCTTCTCCAGCAATGAATATAGGTTACCGTCTTTCCCGGCAGGTGAGGCTGCACTCTTCTTGGGGAAGGTCGTTTAGAGCTCCTGATTATACAGAGCTTTACTATCGGAGTCCTAAAAATGAAGGTAATTCCAGCCTGGTAGTTGAGGAGGCTTGGTCGTATGAGTTGGGAGGAGATTTTGGCTTAAATACCTGGTTACATTCCAGAACTACTCTCCTCTTCAGAAATGGACGGAATCTCATTGACTGGGTGTGGAATGATTCTCTGTCGAAGTGGAAAGCGGTGAACATTGGAAAAGTCTACACTTATGGAGTGGAGTCGCTTTTCGAAATTGAATTAAGGAGTTCAACTCGTCTCTCTCTTGGTTATACCTTTCTTAAATCGGAGGCGGGAGAGGTGGAAAATTATATTTGGAAGTATACTCCGAGCCATCCCCAACACCAGGTCTCCTTAGGAATTGGCTCTCCTCTTCCCTGGGGAATTCTTCAGAATTTAAAAGGGACATATAAATATAAACAGGGTAGCCATAAAAGAGGATATTTCATTCTCGATGCTCGGCTCTCCAAAACCTTGGGGCAGTTAGAATTTCACTTAGGGGCTACCAATCTCCTGGATGTCTCCTACGAAGAGATATCAGGAGTGGTTATGCCTGGAATTTCGTTTGACAGTGGGATTAAATTACAGTTTTAAGTAGAATTTTTTGGAGTCCTCCCGAAAGGGAGGAATAACCTTGCTCTCGCAAGGACTCCACCTTTTCCGGAGCAAAAGATGTTACTGAAAACGAAAGGAATGATTCTTTGTGCTCTTTTTGCAGCTTTGACT
The sequence above is drawn from the bacterium genome and encodes:
- a CDS encoding TolC family protein encodes the protein MKRIIISKIMPRHLWRGFLQGLLLAGIVLVNLDIVFAEALVWEDVLAEAQRKNPRIISARESLKSAGLSYKSSFTNFLPQISASAGWNKSSSITSFESFAEGGSENEEFNYGISGRLSIFSGFKNSSKLKQQRAGFKGEEASFARTVSDTIYDLKVAFAQVLTAQKTISLSEEILKRRRENTQIVKLRYEAGREDKGAYLRSEADLYQAEYEFSKAKRNLKTQQVKLLKEMGRDEFEVTDVSGTLKVEPPQGVLSFPEMLVKTPDYLVAMYGVDSSKYNLRYTKGDFYPQVSFSGGTSRSGAEWPLERGRWNVGLSLSYPLFSGGKTIYDWKIVQTNKVKAEENLRQVKQEILLGLEQAYNGLIDGIENVKVKEKYFIASEERAKISRVKYINGLISYQDWDAIENEFINSRKSLLEAEYNAFVTNGEWKRVLGEEE
- a CDS encoding HlyD family efflux transporter periplasmic adaptor subunit; this encodes MRLRNWILIIVIVLIVGAFFLLRREEKETVYTEIRPERGSISLTVSASGVVKPRNRLEIKPPISGRVEGVLVTEGEEIDKGKILAWMSSLDRAALLDAARAQGEEESKKWEDVYKPTPIVAPLKGFIIKRNVEPGQTITSQDPILVMADNLIIQAQVDETDMGKLKPGQKAKIVLDAYPEKNIEGKIEHIAYESQIVNNVTIYQVDILPDETLGIFRSGMSANVDVTISEKENVLLLPTTTIKERKGKKFVLVKTKSEEPGDREVQTGIDDGKNVEIVSGVEETDLVLLAGEKGKPTVRRRFGGLPGIGGGGR
- a CDS encoding ABC transporter permease yields the protein MIELKNINKTYHIGEVAVPALRDVSLRISSGEFVAIMGPSGSGKSTLLHILGLLDRADGGSYHLIGKDVSRLSQEELATFRNEFIGFVFQMFNLLPRLKARENVFLPLVYTSDIKSRKFSSPEDLLRTVGLGDRIDHNPSELSGGEQQRVAIARALIKNPRIIIADEPTGNLDSTSAKEVLKVLKSLNDSGITIVMVTHEEELAKGAKRIVRLLDGEIVSDEYVTGEAHTISEERSQPAPDLKIHHFDFFRLKNYFSQAIKSLLSNKSRSFLSILGILIGVAAVIAMLALGTGAREDIKQRLASLGSNLLSVRVHAHGPGGIALEAGSIARLTIEDAEEIKKVPYVKRVNATVSGRGQVVYENENWNTRITGVTPEYPFMGASEPVEGRFFNDVEMITRSKVALLGKTVVRELFEDEDPIGQYVKINRVNFRVIGILPEKGATGWRDRDDEIILPLNTAMYRLLGKKYVDYIDVEVEDEKEMEKVQEEVRKLIIARQNIPADREDTIEVRNMAEIQEAVSSTARTFSWLLGSIAFISLLVGGIGIMNIMLVSVTERTREVGLRKAIGANNRDILSQFVIEAVAICLVGGILGILFGVAISGGLAKFAGWSTKVSLAAVLLAFLFSGGIGLFFGLWPARKASLLNPIEALRYE
- a CDS encoding NADH:flavin oxidoreductase, translating into MDTLFEPIRINSMVLKNRFVRTATAERMSPPNGEFTQEMVKLYVRLARGGVGLIITGHAYVHSLGKADLRMTGIHEDGLVPVLKKLVNAVHKFDTKIVMQINHCGGRRDKDVGEETPIGPSTVEYKPLELTSREMDAREIEEVINLFARAAGRVKNAGFDGVQIHSVHGYLINQFLSPITNKRKDSWGGSLDNRMRFLLEVYRRTRETVGKDYAVLAKIPAGDFVEGGLPVREACEVAKKLSELGIDAIELSGGLAGSRYIKGRKDLGWMRREAYFRPYSEMVKKVTSVPIILVGGLRKPETMREILEEGVADLIGLARPLIREPDLPNKIRRGDLRKAECVSCSNCSGPSGREPTKCRNK
- a CDS encoding radical SAM protein, which gives rise to MENKKILLINTNRMKPAIAPLGLDYLGEALTAKGYIVDLIDLCFSEDYRKAIDDYFRKQSVLAIGITIRNTDDCYLLSQDFFLPEIREIVKYLKTKTDVPIILGGVGFSIMPEKILEYCELDLGIRGDGEEVLPLLLERIAEGRNYTDLPGLVYRASGCFVNNPPEYFDLNKISSRRRKFIDNRRYFSEGGQGNIETKRGCNQRCIYCADPVAKGRKIRLRNPEQVVNELEALLDEEVDYFHFCDSEFNLPEDHAKAVCQQIINRGIDKKIDWYAYCSPRPFSEELAMLMKITGCRGVDFGVDNGNKEILKNLGRDFGKDEIKNTARLCHKYGITFMFDLLLGGPGETRETVNETIDLMRETEPDRVGVMVGVRIYAGTELGNVVLKEGPMEENRNLQGKVKENSDFFEPVFYVSKELGDDVYSYVSELIGGDRRFFFTTRDDQESGYNYNQNQVLVEAIKKGYRGAYWDILRRLSTEKR
- a CDS encoding DUF1284 domain-containing protein, translated to MRGHHLLCLYGFRGLGYNKEFVENMQGIVDGIRKNPSMEIEVVDGVDDICSVCPHNVENRCSRPGRNIEEFDQEIVDRLKIDIGREIESKSLFSLVEERIQPEELSIICKGCEWLELGFCEEELRKKNWWK
- a CDS encoding TonB-dependent receptor, translating into MKLKISQKIFLIFLLLLFRWNHPLASFLEEESYLGDLGTIVITGTRIPRPASLILRNVSIIGPDEINSSPVHSPIEVLKYAPGVDLRQRGPYGVQADLGLRGATFHQVLVLLDGVRMNDPQTAHHNLDLPINMEDLERIEILHGHGSSVYGADAFGGVINFITKAPEHRKVGFESFVGSNRTSGGTFSFSDWLGNFGTRFSLGGKMSDGYRFDTDFKHFFLSNNSTLDFSKGSIDFSFGYLEKEFGANDFYGNWPSKEWTNTILGSIRAQTEKWKNLVVESRLYYRQHDDKYIGDITDPDSYVNYHTTYLYGSEVQLRTQSERIGEFVLGTEVAREELTSARLGDHSNVRTAVYTEYGVSLGRKFTLNPGIRVDYHSGWGWQSSPAMNIGYRLSRQVRLHSSWGRSFRAPDYTELYYRSPKNEGNSSLVVEEAWSYELGGDFGLNTWLHSRTTLLFRNGRNLIDWVWNDSLSKWKAVNIGKVYTYGVESLFEIELRSSTRLSLGYTFLKSEAGEVENYIWKYTPSHPQHQVSLGIGSPLPWGILQNLKGTYKYKQGSHKRGYFILDARLSKTLGQLEFHLGATNLLDVSYEEISGVVMPGISFDSGIKLQF